From the genome of Psychroserpens ponticola, one region includes:
- a CDS encoding amidophosphoribosyltransferase produces MSDALKHECGIALIRLKKPLEYYKEKYGSAFYGVNKMYLMMEKQHNRGQDGAGFASIKLDTNPGERYISRVRSIAQQPIQDIFAQINERINDELNEHPEYQDNVALQKKHIPYIGELLLGHVRYGTFGKNSVESVHPFLRQNNWMHRNLIVAGNFNMTNVNELFDGLVELGQHPKEKADTITIMEKIGHFLDDAVSKIYKKLKKEGYSKSECSPLIAERLNVTKILKKAAKNWDGGYAMAGLLGHGDSFVLRDPAGIRPTYYYEDDEIVAVASERPVIQTVFNVDFEDVKELEPGHAIITKKSGEVFIEQILEPLERKACSFERIYFSRGSDAEIYQERKKLGKLLMPKVLEAIEGDTKNSVFSYIPNTAETSFFGMIETVEQHLNERKTQAILDGNGKLSAEKVTEILSERPRIEKIAIKDVKLRTFITEDSSRDDLVAHVYDVTYGVIQPTDNLVIIDDSIVRGTTLKMSIIKMMDRLNPKQIVVVSSAPQIRYPDCYGIDMANLESLIAFRAMLELLKENDKYHMIEDVYHKCKAQLELKDKEVKNFVKDLYNEFTANQISDKIAELISDDTVKTKVKTIFQPIENLHKACPKNLGDWYFTGNYPTVGGNRVVNRAFINFYEGNKERAY; encoded by the coding sequence ATGAGCGATGCTTTAAAACATGAATGCGGAATTGCACTCATAAGACTAAAAAAACCATTAGAGTATTACAAGGAAAAGTACGGAAGTGCATTTTACGGTGTAAATAAAATGTATCTCATGATGGAGAAGCAGCACAATCGTGGTCAAGATGGAGCTGGTTTTGCGAGTATCAAATTAGATACTAATCCTGGAGAACGATACATAAGTCGCGTACGTTCTATAGCTCAACAACCTATACAAGATATTTTTGCTCAAATTAATGAACGCATTAATGATGAGTTAAATGAGCATCCAGAATACCAAGATAATGTCGCGCTTCAAAAGAAGCACATTCCATATATAGGTGAATTACTATTAGGTCATGTTCGGTATGGTACTTTCGGAAAAAACAGTGTTGAAAGCGTTCATCCATTTTTAAGACAAAACAATTGGATGCACAGAAATCTTATTGTTGCTGGGAATTTTAACATGACCAATGTAAACGAATTGTTTGATGGTTTAGTTGAACTTGGTCAGCATCCCAAAGAAAAAGCGGATACCATCACTATTATGGAAAAAATCGGCCACTTTCTAGATGATGCAGTTAGTAAAATTTATAAAAAACTAAAAAAAGAAGGCTATAGTAAAAGTGAATGTTCACCTTTAATTGCTGAGCGCTTGAATGTTACTAAAATATTGAAAAAAGCAGCTAAAAACTGGGATGGTGGTTATGCAATGGCTGGATTATTAGGTCATGGAGATTCCTTTGTTTTAAGAGATCCTGCAGGAATTAGGCCAACCTATTATTATGAAGATGATGAAATCGTTGCTGTAGCTTCTGAGCGTCCTGTAATTCAAACAGTATTTAATGTTGATTTTGAAGATGTAAAAGAATTAGAACCTGGACATGCAATCATTACAAAGAAATCTGGTGAAGTATTTATTGAACAAATTCTTGAGCCTTTAGAACGAAAAGCTTGTTCATTTGAACGCATCTATTTTTCTCGTGGAAGTGATGCCGAAATTTATCAAGAGCGTAAAAAATTAGGAAAGTTATTAATGCCTAAAGTTTTAGAAGCCATTGAAGGAGATACTAAGAATTCGGTGTTTTCATACATACCAAATACTGCTGAAACGTCATTCTTCGGAATGATAGAAACTGTTGAACAACATCTCAACGAACGAAAAACACAAGCCATATTAGATGGTAACGGAAAACTTTCCGCAGAGAAAGTGACCGAAATACTTTCTGAAAGACCTCGAATTGAAAAAATCGCCATCAAAGATGTAAAACTTAGAACTTTTATTACTGAAGATAGCAGTCGTGACGATTTAGTAGCTCATGTCTATGATGTCACTTATGGTGTTATTCAACCTACTGACAATTTGGTGATTATTGATGATAGTATTGTGAGAGGCACAACGCTTAAAATGAGTATCATTAAAATGATGGATCGTTTAAACCCAAAACAAATTGTTGTGGTTTCATCTGCTCCTCAAATTCGTTATCCAGATTGCTACGGAATTGACATGGCGAATCTTGAAAGTTTAATCGCTTTTAGAGCTATGCTAGAACTATTAAAAGAAAACGATAAATATCATATGATTGAAGACGTGTATCACAAATGTAAAGCACAGCTTGAATTAAAGGACAAGGAGGTCAAAAACTTCGTAAAAGATTTATACAACGAATTTACTGCAAACCAGATTTCTGATAAGATTGCAGAATTAATATCTGATGATACAGTAAAAACGAAAGTGAAAACTATTTTTCAACCCATCGAGAATTTACACAAAGCTTGCCCTAAGAATTTAGGAGATTGGTACTTCACAGGAAACTATCCAACCGTTGGTGGTAACCGTGTAGTTAACAGAGCTTTTATTAATTTCTATGAAGGAAACAAAGAAAGGGCTTACTAG
- a CDS encoding CYTH domain-containing protein, with amino-acid sequence MIEIERKFLVISEDFKTESFKHTRIIQGFLNTDPNRTVRVRLKGEIGYLTVKGKSTNDGLKRFEWEKEISKSDAKALLNLCEEGIIDKMRYEVKAGKHVFEIDEFFVDNEGLIVAEVELEHENEKFELPDWLGKEVTGDIKYYNSQLSLMPYKTW; translated from the coding sequence ATGATTGAAATAGAACGCAAATTTTTAGTGATTTCAGAAGATTTTAAAACAGAATCTTTCAAACACACACGAATTATTCAAGGGTTTTTAAATACTGACCCTAATCGTACTGTTCGTGTTAGGCTTAAGGGAGAAATAGGATACTTGACAGTAAAAGGCAAGTCAACTAATGATGGTTTGAAGCGTTTTGAGTGGGAAAAAGAAATTTCGAAAAGTGATGCTAAAGCACTTTTAAATTTATGCGAAGAAGGCATTATTGATAAAATGCGATACGAAGTTAAAGCTGGAAAACATGTCTTTGAAATCGATGAATTTTTTGTAGATAATGAAGGTTTGATTGTTGCAGAAGTTGAGCTTGAACATGAAAACGAAAAGTTTGAATTACCGGATTGGTTAGGAAAAGAAGTCACTGGTGATATTAAATATTATAATTCTCAATTAAGTCTAATGCCATATAAAACATGGTAG
- the dinB gene encoding DNA polymerase IV yields MMNTLPIRKIIHVDMDAFYASVAQMDNPELKGKAIAVGGGGIRGVISAASYEARTFGVKSAMSGRLAIKLCPELIFVRTDFARYTEISKHVRRIFYDYTDLVEPLSLDEAYLDVTENKKGNPSASLIAEEIRTRIFNEVGLTASAGISINKFIAKVASDYNKPNGQKTVNPEEVLQFLEVLDIRKFYGVGKVTSEKMYQKGIFTGADLKSKSLEYLDDNFGKSGRYYYHVVRGIHNSEVKPNRIRKSLAAERTFSKNLSSEVFMLEKLDHIAEEVSKRLNKSNVAGKTITLKIKYSDFTLQTRSKTLPYFINDKNIILDTAKDLLYQERLNNSVRLLGISLSNLNTETSKTKKVKTIEKPISVQLKFEF; encoded by the coding sequence ATGATGAACACCTTACCAATAAGAAAAATTATTCACGTCGATATGGATGCTTTTTATGCTTCTGTAGCGCAAATGGATAATCCTGAACTTAAAGGTAAAGCGATTGCTGTTGGTGGTGGAGGTATTCGAGGTGTGATTAGCGCAGCAAGTTATGAGGCTAGAACATTTGGTGTAAAAAGTGCGATGTCTGGCAGGTTAGCAATTAAATTGTGTCCGGAATTAATCTTTGTAAGAACCGATTTTGCACGCTATACAGAAATTTCTAAACACGTACGACGCATCTTTTATGATTATACAGATTTAGTAGAGCCTCTATCCCTCGACGAAGCCTATCTTGATGTCACCGAAAACAAAAAAGGAAATCCGAGTGCATCATTAATTGCTGAAGAGATCCGAACTCGAATTTTTAATGAGGTTGGTTTAACTGCTTCTGCAGGAATTTCAATCAATAAATTTATTGCCAAAGTCGCTAGTGATTATAATAAGCCTAACGGACAAAAAACTGTAAATCCAGAAGAAGTGCTTCAGTTTTTAGAAGTCCTAGATATCAGAAAATTTTATGGTGTTGGTAAGGTTACATCCGAAAAAATGTATCAAAAAGGCATTTTTACAGGCGCAGATTTAAAATCTAAATCTCTAGAATATCTTGATGATAACTTCGGAAAATCTGGACGCTATTATTATCATGTGGTTCGAGGAATTCATAATAGCGAAGTGAAACCAAATCGCATTAGAAAATCTCTGGCTGCCGAACGTACATTTAGTAAAAACTTATCTTCTGAAGTTTTTATGCTTGAGAAGCTTGATCATATAGCTGAAGAAGTTTCAAAACGACTAAACAAAAGTAATGTTGCAGGAAAAACGATAACACTTAAAATTAAGTACAGTGATTTTACGCTCCAAACACGAAGCAAAACTTTGCCTTATTTTATAAATGATAAAAACATCATACTCGATACTGCGAAAGATTTATTGTATCAAGAAAGACTTAATAATTCTGTACGTTTATTAGGCATTTCATTATCTAACTTAAATACTGAAACTTCAAAAACTAAAAAAGTTAAAACGATTGAAAAACCAATTAGTGTTCAATTGAAGTTTGAGTTTTAA
- a CDS encoding ribonuclease H1 domain-containing protein: MSKKKKKYYTVWKGHHTGVFESWNDCKAQIKDFQGAQYKSFSTFDAAKKALKGNYFDYIGKNKSFKSELTAEQLKQIGLPNYNSISVDAASSGNPGIMEYRGVETKSKKQLFIQGPFAQGTNNLGEFLALVHGLGFLKKHNSDCILYTDSRTAMSWVRKKTCNSKLERNTKNKPVYDLVDRAVQWLKDNEYKTTIVKWETKAWGEIPADFGRK, encoded by the coding sequence ATGAGTAAAAAGAAAAAGAAATATTACACCGTTTGGAAAGGACATCACACAGGTGTTTTTGAATCTTGGAATGATTGTAAAGCGCAAATTAAAGACTTTCAAGGTGCTCAATACAAATCATTCTCAACTTTTGATGCCGCAAAAAAAGCTTTAAAAGGAAATTATTTTGATTATATAGGAAAAAACAAATCGTTTAAAAGCGAACTTACTGCAGAGCAACTTAAACAAATTGGCTTGCCTAATTATAATTCGATTTCGGTAGATGCTGCATCATCTGGTAATCCTGGTATTATGGAATATCGTGGTGTTGAAACCAAATCTAAAAAACAGCTTTTTATTCAAGGTCCTTTTGCTCAAGGCACCAATAATTTAGGGGAGTTTTTAGCATTAGTTCATGGACTGGGATTTCTAAAAAAGCACAATAGTGATTGCATTTTATATACTGACTCAAGAACTGCAATGAGTTGGGTGCGTAAAAAAACCTGCAATTCAAAGTTAGAACGCAATACAAAAAACAAACCCGTTTACGATTTAGTAGATCGTGCAGTACAATGGCTTAAAGACAATGAATATAAGACAACCATTGTAAAATGGGAAACAAAAGCTTGGGGAGAAATTCCTGCAGATTTTGGTCGAAAATAA
- a CDS encoding acyl carrier protein codes for MSDIASRVKAIIVDKLGVDENEVVIEASFTNDLGADSLDTVELIMEFEKEFDIQIPDDQAENIATVGQAISYIEEAK; via the coding sequence ATGTCAGACATTGCATCAAGAGTAAAAGCGATTATCGTAGACAAATTAGGAGTTGATGAAAACGAAGTTGTTATAGAAGCTAGCTTTACTAACGATTTAGGAGCAGATTCATTAGACACTGTTGAGTTAATCATGGAATTTGAAAAAGAATTCGATATTCAAATCCCAGACGATCAAGCTGAAAATATTGCTACAGTTGGTCAAGCTATCTCTTATATAGAAGAAGCAAAATAA
- a CDS encoding DUF2238 domain-containing protein, with protein MKLIYTLLGVLLLLFVWSAIKPFEYFTWFLEVLPAILGVFVLIITFRKFRFTNFIYILIFFHCVILIIGGHYTYAEVPLFDWIQETFNHTRNNYDKVGHFAQGFVPAMIARELLIRKHVVNSNNWLNFIIVCIAMAISVTYEFIEWAVSLGTGEGGDSFLGTQGYIWDTQSDMLYASIGAILSLVLFGKYHSIQIRKL; from the coding sequence ATGAAACTTATATATACACTTTTAGGAGTATTACTTTTATTATTTGTTTGGTCAGCTATAAAACCTTTCGAATATTTTACTTGGTTCTTAGAAGTTTTGCCTGCTATACTTGGGGTTTTTGTTCTCATTATAACATTCAGAAAGTTTAGATTTACAAACTTTATCTACATCCTTATTTTTTTTCATTGTGTAATTTTAATTATTGGTGGTCATTATACATATGCTGAAGTGCCATTATTTGATTGGATTCAGGAGACTTTTAATCACACCAGAAATAATTACGATAAAGTTGGTCATTTTGCTCAAGGGTTTGTTCCTGCTATGATTGCAAGAGAATTGTTAATTCGAAAACATGTAGTTAATTCAAATAATTGGTTAAACTTTATTATCGTATGTATTGCAATGGCAATTAGCGTTACTTATGAATTTATTGAATGGGCAGTTTCTTTAGGAACTGGAGAAGGAGGAGATTCCTTTTTAGGTACTCAAGGCTATATTTGGGATACTCAATCGGATATGCTTTATGCTTCTATTGGAGCAATTTTAAGTTTGGTTCTTTTTGGTAAATATCATTCAATTCAAATTAGAAAATTATAA
- the rnc gene encoding ribonuclease III — protein MNIIRNILNSRSSKDGNFFLELSKILDYKPKNKELYIKAFTHRSLNLKDDKGNALNYERLEFVGDAMLSAVIASYLFEKVPHGDEGYLTKMRSKVVSREHLNELGKELKLIDLVVSKIPTSNFGNNIHGNLFESLVGAIFLDKGYKKCDKFIFKKVIKPHVDIETLEGKVISYKSLLIEWCQKEKKSFDYNVYEDTGNDDLKHFSVKLSINDKVISKARATSKKKAEEKASRRAFFVFQNEITKVF, from the coding sequence ATGAATATCATTCGTAACATATTAAATTCCCGTTCTAGTAAAGACGGGAATTTTTTTTTGGAACTCTCCAAAATACTGGATTATAAGCCTAAAAACAAAGAACTTTACATAAAAGCATTTACACATAGATCTTTAAATTTAAAAGATGATAAAGGCAACGCTCTTAATTATGAGCGACTAGAGTTTGTTGGTGATGCTATGTTAAGCGCAGTTATCGCTTCTTATTTATTTGAAAAAGTACCTCATGGAGATGAAGGCTACTTAACTAAGATGCGTTCAAAAGTTGTGAGTAGAGAACACTTAAATGAGTTAGGAAAAGAACTGAAACTTATTGATTTAGTTGTAAGCAAAATACCGACTTCAAATTTCGGAAACAATATACATGGTAATCTTTTTGAGTCGCTAGTAGGTGCTATTTTCTTGGATAAAGGTTATAAGAAATGCGATAAATTTATCTTTAAAAAGGTAATCAAACCTCATGTTGATATTGAGACTTTAGAAGGTAAGGTAATTAGCTACAAGAGCTTGCTTATTGAATGGTGTCAAAAAGAAAAAAAATCGTTCGATTATAATGTTTATGAAGACACTGGAAATGATGATTTAAAACATTTCTCTGTTAAATTATCCATTAACGATAAGGTTATTTCTAAAGCGAGAGCAACTTCTAAGAAAAAAGCCGAAGAAAAAGCATCCAGACGCGCGTTTTTTGTATTTCAAAATGAGATTACCAAAGTATTTTAA
- a CDS encoding PfkB family carbohydrate kinase, which produces MSKLVIVGTVAFDAIETPFGKTDKILGGAATFIGLAASQFNVDSAAVSVVGGDFPQEYLDLLSDRNVNIDGIEIIKEGKTFFWSGKYHNDMNSRDTLVTELNVLEHFNPIVPEAYKDAEVVMLGNLHPMVQQGVLDQMTKKPKLAILDTMNFWMDIALDDLHAVIKNVDVITINDEEARQLTGEYSLVVAARKIHEMGPKYVVIKKGEHGALLFHDDHMFYAPALPLEEVFDPTGAGDTFAGGFAGYLASTEDYSFENMKNAVIFGSNLASFCVEKFGTERMQNLTKDEIGYRLKEFKQLTQFNIELS; this is translated from the coding sequence ATGAGCAAATTAGTTATAGTTGGTACAGTAGCTTTTGACGCTATTGAAACCCCTTTCGGAAAAACAGATAAAATACTTGGTGGTGCAGCAACCTTTATTGGATTAGCAGCATCACAATTTAATGTAGATTCTGCTGCAGTATCTGTAGTTGGTGGTGATTTTCCACAAGAATATTTAGACTTATTATCAGACAGAAACGTTAATATTGATGGTATTGAAATTATAAAAGAAGGAAAAACATTCTTCTGGAGTGGTAAGTATCATAATGATATGAATTCTCGCGATACGTTAGTAACAGAATTAAATGTTTTAGAACATTTTAATCCTATCGTACCTGAAGCTTATAAGGATGCAGAAGTTGTAATGCTTGGAAACTTACATCCAATGGTACAACAAGGCGTATTAGACCAAATGACTAAAAAACCAAAATTGGCTATTTTAGATACCATGAATTTCTGGATGGACATAGCTCTTGACGATTTACATGCCGTTATAAAAAATGTCGATGTTATTACAATTAATGATGAAGAGGCGAGACAACTAACTGGAGAATACTCATTAGTAGTTGCTGCTCGAAAGATTCATGAAATGGGTCCTAAGTATGTAGTGATTAAAAAAGGAGAACATGGCGCTTTATTGTTTCATGATGATCATATGTTTTATGCTCCAGCTTTACCTCTAGAAGAAGTATTTGATCCTACAGGAGCTGGCGACACTTTTGCTGGTGGTTTTGCTGGTTATCTTGCAAGCACAGAAGACTATTCGTTTGAGAATATGAAAAACGCAGTTATATTTGGCTCAAATTTAGCTTCCTTTTGTGTTGAAAAATTTGGAACAGAGCGCATGCAAAATTTAACTAAAGATGAAATTGGCTATAGACTGAAAGAGTTCAAACAACTCACTCAATTTAATATTGAATTATCATAA
- the fabF gene encoding beta-ketoacyl-ACP synthase II — translation MELKRVVVTGLGALTPIGNTKDEYWDALISGKSGAAPITYFDTEKFKTKFACELKNFNATDFLERKEARKMDRFTQYAMVASDEAIIDAKLDLEKVNKLRVGVIWGAGIGGLETFQNEVLNFAEGDGTPRFNPFFIPKMIADIAPGNISIKHGFMGPNYTTVSACASSANAMIDALNYIRLGHCDIIVTGGSEAAVTIAGMGGFNAMHALSTRNESPETASRPFDGTRDGFVLGEGAGAIILEDYEHAKARGAKIYAEVLGGGLSSDAHHMTAPHPEGIGVIAVMKNCLENAGVKPEEVDHINTHGTSTPLGDVAELKAISEVFGEHAKNININSTKSMTGHLLGAAGAIESIASILAMEHGIVPPTINHEVVDENIDPKLNLTLNKAQKRDVKVAMSNTFGFGGHNACVLFKKLD, via the coding sequence ATGGAATTAAAGCGAGTAGTAGTTACCGGTTTAGGAGCGCTTACACCTATAGGCAATACCAAAGATGAATATTGGGATGCACTTATAAGTGGGAAAAGTGGTGCTGCACCTATAACATATTTTGATACTGAAAAGTTCAAAACAAAGTTCGCTTGTGAATTAAAAAACTTTAACGCTACCGATTTTCTAGAAAGAAAAGAGGCTCGTAAAATGGATAGATTTACCCAGTATGCTATGGTGGCTTCAGATGAAGCAATTATAGATGCTAAGTTAGATCTAGAAAAAGTAAATAAATTACGAGTAGGTGTTATTTGGGGAGCAGGAATTGGAGGCTTGGAAACATTTCAAAATGAAGTATTAAATTTCGCTGAAGGAGATGGTACACCAAGATTTAATCCGTTCTTTATTCCTAAAATGATTGCAGATATTGCGCCAGGAAACATATCTATAAAACATGGATTTATGGGACCTAATTATACAACTGTATCTGCATGTGCATCGTCTGCCAACGCAATGATTGATGCCTTAAACTACATTCGTTTAGGACATTGTGACATCATTGTAACTGGTGGGAGTGAAGCAGCTGTAACCATTGCCGGAATGGGTGGTTTTAATGCGATGCATGCGTTATCAACAAGAAATGAAAGTCCAGAAACAGCCTCAAGACCTTTTGATGGAACCAGAGATGGTTTTGTGTTAGGCGAAGGAGCAGGAGCGATTATTCTTGAAGATTATGAGCACGCTAAAGCTAGAGGAGCTAAAATTTATGCTGAAGTACTAGGAGGTGGTTTATCTTCTGATGCTCACCATATGACAGCACCTCACCCAGAAGGGATTGGTGTTATTGCTGTAATGAAAAATTGTTTAGAAAATGCTGGTGTTAAACCTGAAGAAGTTGATCATATCAACACGCATGGAACATCAACACCTCTTGGAGATGTTGCTGAACTTAAAGCGATTTCTGAAGTGTTTGGAGAGCATGCAAAAAATATCAATATAAATTCAACCAAGTCCATGACTGGACATTTATTAGGTGCTGCAGGTGCTATTGAATCTATTGCTTCAATTTTAGCAATGGAACATGGTATTGTACCTCCAACTATAAATCACGAAGTTGTTGATGAAAATATTGATCCTAAACTTAATTTAACATTAAATAAAGCACAAAAAAGAGACGTTAAAGTTGCGATGAGTAATACGTTTGGATTTGGCGGTCACAACGCTTGTGTATTATTCAAAAAATTAGATTAA
- the pyk gene encoding pyruvate kinase, which produces MLRKKKTKIVATLGPATSSKEVLKRMLEEGANVFRINFSHADYEDVKERVTMIRELNAEFGYNAAILGDLQGPKLRVGVMKGEVVVNEGDEIIFATGERFEGTKERVYMTYDKFPQDAKPGERILLDDGKLIFEVVSTDKKSEVKAKVIQGGPLRSKKGVNLPNTNISQPALTEKDIEDAIFACSLQVDWMALSFVRHAEDLIELESLIKEHSDHKIPIIAKIEKPEAVENIDKIVAYCDGLMVARGDLGVEIPAEEVPLIQKQLVLRAKRARIPVIIATQMMETMITSLTPTRAEVNDVANSVMDGADAVMLSGETSVGNYPVQVIKQMASIVRSVEDSDLIQVPQSPPHIRTNRYITKSICYHAANMANEINAKAISTLTNSGYTAFQISAWRPSAYILVFTSNKRILTQLSLLWGVESFYYDKFVTTDETIEDVNAIACKKGYLEVGDMLISLAAMPIKEKGMVNTLRVKEIESCSF; this is translated from the coding sequence ATGTTACGAAAAAAGAAAACTAAAATTGTTGCTACTTTAGGACCAGCTACAAGTAGTAAAGAAGTCCTAAAAAGAATGCTTGAAGAAGGCGCAAATGTGTTCAGAATCAATTTTTCTCATGCCGATTATGAAGATGTTAAAGAACGTGTCACAATGATTCGAGAACTCAATGCAGAGTTTGGTTATAACGCTGCAATATTAGGTGATTTACAAGGGCCGAAATTGAGAGTCGGCGTCATGAAAGGCGAAGTCGTTGTTAATGAAGGCGATGAAATTATTTTTGCAACAGGAGAACGTTTCGAAGGCACAAAAGAGCGTGTTTACATGACCTATGATAAATTTCCTCAGGATGCCAAACCAGGAGAACGTATTCTTTTAGATGATGGAAAATTAATTTTTGAAGTTGTATCTACAGATAAAAAATCTGAAGTTAAAGCCAAAGTCATTCAAGGTGGTCCATTGCGTTCTAAGAAAGGTGTAAACCTTCCAAACACAAATATTTCGCAACCAGCTCTTACAGAAAAAGATATTGAAGATGCCATATTTGCATGTAGTTTACAAGTTGATTGGATGGCATTATCATTTGTTCGTCATGCAGAGGATTTAATAGAACTTGAGTCATTAATTAAAGAACATAGTGATCATAAAATTCCAATAATAGCCAAAATTGAAAAGCCTGAAGCTGTAGAAAATATAGATAAGATTGTTGCCTATTGTGACGGATTAATGGTTGCTCGTGGAGATTTAGGTGTTGAAATTCCAGCTGAAGAAGTGCCTCTCATCCAGAAACAATTAGTATTACGTGCAAAACGCGCAAGAATACCAGTAATTATTGCTACCCAAATGATGGAAACAATGATTACAAGTTTAACACCAACACGTGCTGAGGTAAATGATGTTGCTAACTCTGTAATGGATGGCGCTGATGCTGTGATGTTGTCAGGAGAAACTTCAGTTGGAAATTATCCAGTACAAGTTATTAAGCAAATGGCAAGTATTGTTAGAAGTGTTGAAGATTCAGATTTAATTCAGGTGCCTCAATCACCACCACATATTCGCACCAATCGTTACATTACAAAATCTATTTGTTATCATGCGGCTAATATGGCTAACGAAATTAATGCTAAAGCTATTTCAACACTAACAAATAGTGGATATACCGCTTTTCAAATTTCGGCATGGAGACCAAGTGCATATATTTTAGTATTTACGTCAAACAAACGAATTCTAACTCAATTAAGTTTACTTTGGGGAGTTGAATCATTTTACTATGATAAGTTTGTAACTACAGACGAAACGATAGAAGATGTTAATGCCATTGCCTGTAAAAAAGGCTATCTTGAAGTTGGTGATATGCTCATTAGTTTAGCAGCAATGCCTATTAAAGAAAAAGGAATGGTGAATACTTTAAGAGTTAAAGAAATAGAGAGTTGTAGTTTTTAA
- a CDS encoding IPExxxVDY family protein has protein sequence MALHKLFVDDFYDTSFVLLAIHCRLEDYRLAYFLNKYLDLNLKRKPQDLDYNYFAASYAIYEWDNITMDTTWNLVSNVCKKEEAALQSSGSLFDNQNLIMKTYNLLPEFKNVDYLIKVTNENQNFNEKSILNKIQSIPQVITSYNIDVDQIKSKDHLIFN, from the coding sequence ATGGCTTTACATAAGTTATTTGTAGACGATTTTTACGACACTTCTTTTGTGCTTTTAGCAATACATTGTAGACTAGAAGACTATAGATTAGCCTATTTTCTTAATAAATATTTAGATCTAAATTTAAAACGTAAGCCTCAAGATTTAGATTATAATTATTTTGCTGCGTCATATGCAATTTATGAGTGGGATAATATAACCATGGATACAACTTGGAATTTAGTTTCTAATGTTTGTAAAAAGGAGGAAGCTGCATTGCAGAGTTCTGGTTCTTTATTTGATAATCAAAATTTGATTATGAAAACTTATAATTTATTACCAGAGTTTAAAAATGTAGATTATTTAATTAAAGTCACTAACGAAAATCAAAATTTTAATGAGAAGAGTATTCTCAATAAAATACAATCTATACCACAAGTAATTACATCTTATAATATAGATGTAGATCAGATAAAATCAAAAGATCATTTAATTTTTAATTAA
- the purN gene encoding phosphoribosylglycinamide formyltransferase yields MKRIVIFASGSGTNAENLIKFFHNRENISVIQVFTNNPHAKVLDRAKKLKVSALSFNKIAFTETNDILNALKSIQPDLIVLAGFLWKFPKHILEKFPNKVINIHPALLPKYGGKGMYGMYVHEAIVKNNEKETGITIHFVNEHYDEGAIIFQAKCKVNVSDSAQDVANKIHKLEMEHFPKVVEKLLNE; encoded by the coding sequence ATGAAACGTATTGTAATCTTTGCGTCCGGAAGTGGCACTAATGCTGAAAATTTAATTAAGTTTTTTCACAACAGAGAAAATATTTCTGTTATTCAAGTATTTACTAACAATCCTCATGCCAAAGTTTTAGATAGAGCCAAAAAACTTAAAGTTAGCGCATTGTCTTTCAATAAAATAGCATTTACTGAAACTAATGACATATTAAATGCTCTAAAATCAATACAACCAGATTTAATTGTATTAGCTGGCTTTCTTTGGAAGTTTCCGAAGCATATTTTAGAAAAATTTCCTAATAAAGTGATTAATATTCATCCTGCGCTTCTACCAAAATATGGAGGAAAAGGCATGTACGGAATGTATGTTCATGAAGCCATTGTTAAGAATAATGAAAAAGAAACAGGCATCACTATTCATTTTGTAAATGAACACTATGATGAAGGTGCAATTATTTTTCAGGCTAAATGTAAAGTAAATGTTTCTGATTCTGCTCAAGATGTAGCCAACAAAATTCATAAATTGGAAATGGAACACTTTCCTAAGGTGGTCGAAAAACTTTTAAATGAGTAA